In Cystobacter fuscus DSM 2262, the DNA window TGTTCGACCGGCTCTACGCGCTGGTGCCGTGGGACTGGAGAGGGTCCTGGGAGGGCCGCTGGAGCAGCACGTACAGCGCTCAGAGGATGCCGATGCCGAACATGAAGCCGAGCACCAACCAGCCGACGAGCTGGCGGCGGTGGCGCCAGTGCTGGTCCGGAACGGCGCTCTTGCGCTCCTGACAATCCTCGCACCGCGGGGGCGAGCCCTGGACGTCACAGCGCGCGCACAGGAAGGTGTCACACCCCGTACACACGGCCGTGGAGACCTCGCCATGCACGGGACAGGGAGGGGCTGCTTCCTCCTCCACGCCGGCGGCGAGCGCGGCGGCCCGCTCCTCCGGCGTCTCCACCTCGGACTCGAGCAAGGCGCGCGCTCGCTC includes these proteins:
- a CDS encoding putative signal transducing protein; its protein translation is MHTSASESESDLCLLTTCANVVESSAVRSLLDADGIACVVQGEHHSGMLGPAMGGAIIEVRVLVAWKDLERARALLESEVETPEERAAALAAGVEEEAAPPCPVHGEVSTAVCTGCDTFLCARCDVQGSPPRCEDCQERKSAVPDQHWRHRRQLVGWLVLGFMFGIGIL